The Seriola aureovittata isolate HTS-2021-v1 ecotype China chromosome 12, ASM2101889v1, whole genome shotgun sequence genome window below encodes:
- the LOC130178916 gene encoding transcriptional regulator Myc-like isoform X2, protein MPPVLPMSSTNYDYDYDTIQPYFLLDGEEEDFYPPSRSLLLPGPGEDIWKKFELLPTPPLSPSRRPSLSDVPLSAADHLEAVSDLLDGDCNPSAAFLQSFIIQDCMWSSSFAAATKLEKVVSERLALLRSRRDSSTTAGNTNEESGAADQQVGRSQVNAGYLHDLHAAAADCIDPSVVFPYTTLGEKSDDGAVMEAGSELCLDTPPLSSSDSESEEEEEEEEDEEIDVVTVDRRKVSRRSDPSPLVLKRSHVSIHQHNYAAQKPEQPAVKRVKSEITCSSPRQSGGRRCWSPRSDGEDNEDKRRTHNVLERQRRSELKMSFLALRDEIPAVANNDKTAKVVILKTAAEFITKIQEDERRLLTMKDELRKRSRELKLRLEQLRTLH, encoded by the exons ATGCCGCCAGTGTTGCCCATGTCCAGCACAAACTACGACTACGACTACGACACGATCCAGCCCTACTTCCTCTTGGATGGCGAGGAGGAGGACTTCTACCCTCCTTCACGCAGCCTGCTCCTCCCGGGTCCCGGGGAGGACATCTGGAAGAAGTTCGAGCTGCTGCCGACGCCCCCCCTGTCCCCCAGCCGGAGACCCTCCCTGTCCGATGTCCCGCTGTCCGCCGCAGATCACCTGGAGGCTGTGTCCGACCTGCTGGACGGGGACTGCAACCCCTCCGCGGCCTTCCTCCAGTCCTTCATCATCCAGGACTGCATGTGGAGCAGCAGCTTCGCCGCCGCCACCAAGCTGGAGAAGGTGGTGTCTGAGAGGCTGGCCTTGCTCCGGTCCCGCCGAGACTCCTCCACCACCGCCGGCAACACTAACGAAGAGAGCGGAGCAGCTGATCAGCAGGTGGGCAGGTCTCAGGTGAACGCGGGGTACCTGCACGACCTCCACGCAGCGGCCGCAGACTGTATCGACCCCTCTGTGGTGTTTCCGTACACCACCCTGGGCGAGAAGAGCGATGATGGAGCAGTGATGGAGGCGGGGTCAGAACTGTGTCTGGACACGCCGCCactcagcagcagtgacagtgaatcAG aagaagaagaggaggaggaggaggatgaggagattGACGTGGTGACGGTGGACAGGCGGAAAGTGTCCCGGCGGTCGGACCCCTCCCCGCTGGTCCTGAAGCGCTCTCATGTCAGCATCCACCAACACAATTACGCCGCCCAGAAGCCCGAGCAGCCCGCCGTGAAACGGGTCAAGTCAGAAATCACCTGCTCGTCGCCGAGGCAGAGCGGCGGCCGCAGGTGCTGGAGCCCGCGGTCGGACGGCGAGGACAACGAGGACAAACGCAGGACGCACAACGTGCTGGAGAGGCAGCGGCGGAGCGAGCTGAAGATGAGCTTCTTGGCTCTGAGGGACGAAATCCCGGCGGTGGCCAACAACGACAAAACGGCCAAGGTGGTGATCCTGAAGACGGCGGCGGAGTTCATCACAAAGATCCAAGAGGACGAGAGGAGGCTGCTGACGATGAAGGAcgagctgaggaagaggagtagAGAGCTGAAACTCAGACTGGAGCAGCTCAGGACTTTACATTAA
- the LOC130178916 gene encoding transcriptional regulator Myc-like isoform X1, with protein MPPVLPMSSTNYDYDYDTIQPYFLLDGEEEDFYPPSRSLLLPGPGEDIWKKFELLPTPPLSPSRRPSLSDVPLSAADHLEAVSDLLDGDCNPSAAFLQSFIIQDCMWSSSFAAATKLEKVVSERLALLRSRRDSSTTAGNTNEESGAADQQVGRSQVNAGYLHDLHAAAADCIDPSVVFPYTTLGEKSDDGAVMEAGSELCLDTPPLSSSDSESEEEEEEEEEDEEIDVVTVDRRKVSRRSDPSPLVLKRSHVSIHQHNYAAQKPEQPAVKRVKSEITCSSPRQSGGRRCWSPRSDGEDNEDKRRTHNVLERQRRSELKMSFLALRDEIPAVANNDKTAKVVILKTAAEFITKIQEDERRLLTMKDELRKRSRELKLRLEQLRTLH; from the exons ATGCCGCCAGTGTTGCCCATGTCCAGCACAAACTACGACTACGACTACGACACGATCCAGCCCTACTTCCTCTTGGATGGCGAGGAGGAGGACTTCTACCCTCCTTCACGCAGCCTGCTCCTCCCGGGTCCCGGGGAGGACATCTGGAAGAAGTTCGAGCTGCTGCCGACGCCCCCCCTGTCCCCCAGCCGGAGACCCTCCCTGTCCGATGTCCCGCTGTCCGCCGCAGATCACCTGGAGGCTGTGTCCGACCTGCTGGACGGGGACTGCAACCCCTCCGCGGCCTTCCTCCAGTCCTTCATCATCCAGGACTGCATGTGGAGCAGCAGCTTCGCCGCCGCCACCAAGCTGGAGAAGGTGGTGTCTGAGAGGCTGGCCTTGCTCCGGTCCCGCCGAGACTCCTCCACCACCGCCGGCAACACTAACGAAGAGAGCGGAGCAGCTGATCAGCAGGTGGGCAGGTCTCAGGTGAACGCGGGGTACCTGCACGACCTCCACGCAGCGGCCGCAGACTGTATCGACCCCTCTGTGGTGTTTCCGTACACCACCCTGGGCGAGAAGAGCGATGATGGAGCAGTGATGGAGGCGGGGTCAGAACTGTGTCTGGACACGCCGCCactcagcagcagtgacagtgaatcAG aagaagaagaagaggaggaggaggaggatgaggagattGACGTGGTGACGGTGGACAGGCGGAAAGTGTCCCGGCGGTCGGACCCCTCCCCGCTGGTCCTGAAGCGCTCTCATGTCAGCATCCACCAACACAATTACGCCGCCCAGAAGCCCGAGCAGCCCGCCGTGAAACGGGTCAAGTCAGAAATCACCTGCTCGTCGCCGAGGCAGAGCGGCGGCCGCAGGTGCTGGAGCCCGCGGTCGGACGGCGAGGACAACGAGGACAAACGCAGGACGCACAACGTGCTGGAGAGGCAGCGGCGGAGCGAGCTGAAGATGAGCTTCTTGGCTCTGAGGGACGAAATCCCGGCGGTGGCCAACAACGACAAAACGGCCAAGGTGGTGATCCTGAAGACGGCGGCGGAGTTCATCACAAAGATCCAAGAGGACGAGAGGAGGCTGCTGACGATGAAGGAcgagctgaggaagaggagtagAGAGCTGAAACTCAGACTGGAGCAGCTCAGGACTTTACATTAA